The Funiculus sociatus GB2-C1 genomic interval TTGAACGGAGAAAAAACAATGGTTCGCGCTCTAGTTATGTTCTCTGGGAAGAAAATAATATTGCGCCTATTTTTGTCTTAGAAATTGTCTCTCACACCTATGGGGGAGAATACGACACAAAAATGGCAATTTATGCCAATTTAGGCGTGTTGTATTATGTAATTTATAATCCGAATTTCTGGCGGCGCGACCAGGAACAACCTTTTGAAGTTTATCGTTTAGTAAATGGCTCATATCATTTACAAATCGGAGAACCATTCTGGATGCCAGAAATTGGTTTAGGGATTGGGCGATTTGTAGCTCAAGTCGGAGGCATACAGCGCGAGGTATTGTACTGGTACGATGCCCAAGGTGTGAGGTATCAGACAGGTGAGGAATTAGCTGAAATTGAGCGAAATCAGCGGGAGTTAGCACAACAACAAGCTGAATTGGAACGACAGCGCTCAAATGAAATGGCAGAGTTATTAGAGAGATATCGCGATCGCTTTGGTGACTTAACCCAAGACTAAGACTTTTTCCTTCCAGCTTCAGCTCTATTTCAAAACTTCCGCCAACCTGCTAATACCCTCCTCAATTTGTGGCAAAGTGAGTTCAGAGTAACCAAAGATAAACTCGCCTGGGCGATGCGCTTTGAGATAATGAGGTTGGGCGGACATCATCCCCACACCCACTTTCGCAGCACGATGAATAATCTCCTCATCGCTAAAGCTGGTGTACAGTCGCACCATCAAATGAATTCCAGCCTTTTCGCCTAAAATCGTCGCTTGTTCACCAAAGTGAGTGTTTAAAGCCTGCACTAACACGCTTCGACATTGGTCATAGTGCGATCGCATTCTTCTCAGATGACGTTCTAAATGCCCTTCTTCAATAAAATCTGTCAGGATATACTGCTCTAACAACGGTAACTGGCGATCGCTCAACCGCTTGGCGCGGGTAAAGATTGATACTAAATTCTGGGGTAACACTAAATAGCCAATTCGCAGCGAGGGAAACAGCACCTTCGAGAAAGTCCCGATGTAAAGCACTGAGTCACTTTTATCTAACCCTTGCAAGGCGGGAATCGGACGATCGCCATAGCGATATTCGCTGTCATAATCATCTTCAATAATCATCGTCCCCGTAGAGTGCGCCCAAGAAAGTAACTCTAATCGCCGAGGAAGCGATAGTATCGCCCCAGTGGGAAACTGGTGAGAGGGCGTTACGTAGACAAGTTTAATCGGTTCAGTTGTAGCGGCTAAATCCTTGACCAATAAGCCTGACTCATCTACACCGATAGGCAATAGTTTAGCTCCCTGTGAGAGAAAGATTCGCCGTCCACTGAGGTAGCCTGGGTCTTCGATCGCGATCGCATCCCCAGGATCGATCAACAAGCGCATCACCATATACAGCGCTTGCTGGCTGCCATTGGTCATGATTACAGAGTCGGGGTCGCACTGCACCGCACGAGAACGAGACAGGTAACGGGCGATCGCTTCTCGCAAAGGTCTGTGTCCTTGCGGATCGGTTGCATAGTCCAGCCAAGAGGAGCCTTTGCGACAGTGACTCAACAGCAGCTTGCGCCACAGTTGCATTGGAAATTTATCAAAAGCAGGTCGTCCGTAGCGAAAGCTAATCGCGGTGTCGGGTACACTCGTCAAAGAGACATCCGTCTGGGATAGTTTTATCCCATACTTGGACAGCTTGCAAAGTGGACGCGCAATCTTCTCTTGAGACTCAACGGGCGTACTTCGCAACATCAGGTCGGGGAGTTGATCGCAGACAAACGTCCCAGAACCTACGATGGTCTGGATATAGCCTTCGCTGAGCAGTTGCTCATAACTTTGGGTGACGGTAGTACGAGAAACCCCTAAAGATTTGGAGAGCGATCGCGTTGAAGGAATGCGCTCTTTTGGCGCTAAACGTCCGCTCAAAATAGCTTGACGCAGTTCTTCGTATAGCTGTCGATGTAATGGTACTGCATTGCTGTCGAGGGCGATCGCTAAATCCATACTTCCCCGCTTGAGAGAATCAGACCAAAGTGGACTTATATTAGATCCCAAAAGTGGCTCTTGTAGAAGACCAATTTCAAGATTACTCTAACAGTGAAACAAGCGTGAACTCGTATCGTGCTGATGGAACAAGAAATCCATATCAGAGAGGCTTTTCCAGAGGAAGATTCCCTAATTGCTGAACATTTTTATCAAATGTGGCTGGATAATCATGTTCCTTCTGATTCTATTGAGCCTGACTGGCTCCACATTACGCTCCAGTTTATAGAACGCGCTCGCAAAGAGCGATGCTACAAAGCTTTTGTTGCGGAGGTTGATAGTAGAGCGATCGCTTCAGCCAGTTGTCAGCTGTTTGCTGGTCTTTACCCGCATATCCTCAAACCGGAATATCGCAACTATGGATACATTTGGGGAGTTTACGTTGAACCGCCTCACCGCAGACAGGGACTTGCCAAAAAACTCACACTTTGTGCAATCGACCATCTGAAATCGCTTAACTGCACAAGGGTTATCCTACACGCCTCTCCATCAGGTAAGCCAGTTTACTCTAGTCTTGGGTTCAGCGAAAACAATGAGATGCGGTTGGATCTGACGTGATTTAAAAGACGTTACCAAGCGCCTGTAAGCCGTGAAAGGTATTAAATACTACTAGGAGGAAATCATGAGTTCTTTAGAACATGAAATGAGTGAGGAACGTACCCCTACGCAACGCAGCACCGTCAAGCGTCTTCCTCAACGCGCAGATTATGAAAGTCAGGTTATCTATCAAATTTTGGATGAAGGGTTGGTGTGCCATGTTGGATTTGTCGTAGACGGTCAGCCTTTTGTCATTCCTACTGCTTATGGAAGGGTAGGAGATAAGCTGTATATTCATGGATCGCCTGCTAGCCGGATGTTGCGATCGCTCTCCAACCGGATTGAAGTCTGCGTTACAGTCACCCTGCTGGATGGGCTGGTACTGGCGAGGTCTGCCTTCCACCACTCAATGAATTATCGCTCGGTTGTAATCTTTGGCACAGCAGTGATTGTGGAAAACCCTGAAGAAAAGCTAGAAGCACTCCTCGCTTTTACCGAACACGTAATACCGGGACGATGGGCAGAAGTGCGATCGCCAAGCCGCCAGGAACTTCAGGGAACCTTGGTACTCTCCCTACCCCTAAATGAGGCATCAGCTAAGGTGCGGACTGGTGATCCTAACGATGACGAAGCAGACTACAGCTTACCCGTGTGGGCGGGTGTTGTTCCCCTGCAATTAACTGCTGCTGCGCCAATTGCCGATTCTCGTTTACAGCCGGGAATCAGTCTACCTCCTTATGTACAAAATTACACCCGTGTTTGCGAAAGGTGACAAGCAATGATCAATCTCAGCGTCAACCTCAATAAGGTTGCTCTGCTCAGAAATTCCCGTTCTTTGGAACTCCCAAGCGTCACCAAAGCTGCGGCAATCTGTATCGAAGCTGGTGCCAATGGCATTACAGTTCACCCCCGCCCAGATAAACGTCACATTCGACCAGAGGATGTGTATGCTCTAGCGGAAATGATTACGGTTGAGTTTAATATTGAAGGGAATCCATTCCAACCGCAGTTTATGGAAATGGTTCGCCAAGTGAAACCTACGCAGTGTACATTGGTGCCGGATGCTGCCGATACTTTCACTTCGGATCGCGGTTGGGATCTGGTGGAAGATGGACAGCGGCTAATCCCGATTATTGATGAGTTAAGAAATCTGGGAATTCGAGTCAGTTTGTTTTTGAATCCAGATTTGGTGCAGATTCAACACGCTAAAGACATCG includes:
- a CDS encoding Uma2 family endonuclease gives rise to the protein MVQHNPETRLPTSAELPCSDDTPVDNEDQNFIPNFLLFLLEFIWGNRLDWYFGVDMGVYHTTGVNPRVPVVPDGFLSLGVERRKNNGSRSSYVLWEENNIAPIFVLEIVSHTYGGEYDTKMAIYANLGVLYYVIYNPNFWRRDQEQPFEVYRLVNGSYHLQIGEPFWMPEIGLGIGRFVAQVGGIQREVLYWYDAQGVRYQTGEELAEIERNQRELAQQQAELERQRSNEMAELLERYRDRFGDLTQD
- a CDS encoding aminotransferase class I/II-fold pyridoxal phosphate-dependent enzyme, coding for MDLAIALDSNAVPLHRQLYEELRQAILSGRLAPKERIPSTRSLSKSLGVSRTTVTQSYEQLLSEGYIQTIVGSGTFVCDQLPDLMLRSTPVESQEKIARPLCKLSKYGIKLSQTDVSLTSVPDTAISFRYGRPAFDKFPMQLWRKLLLSHCRKGSSWLDYATDPQGHRPLREAIARYLSRSRAVQCDPDSVIMTNGSQQALYMVMRLLIDPGDAIAIEDPGYLSGRRIFLSQGAKLLPIGVDESGLLVKDLAATTEPIKLVYVTPSHQFPTGAILSLPRRLELLSWAHSTGTMIIEDDYDSEYRYGDRPIPALQGLDKSDSVLYIGTFSKVLFPSLRIGYLVLPQNLVSIFTRAKRLSDRQLPLLEQYILTDFIEEGHLERHLRRMRSHYDQCRSVLVQALNTHFGEQATILGEKAGIHLMVRLYTSFSDEEIIHRAAKVGVGMMSAQPHYLKAHRPGEFIFGYSELTLPQIEEGISRLAEVLK
- a CDS encoding GNAT family N-acetyltransferase, encoding MEQEIHIREAFPEEDSLIAEHFYQMWLDNHVPSDSIEPDWLHITLQFIERARKERCYKAFVAEVDSRAIASASCQLFAGLYPHILKPEYRNYGYIWGVYVEPPHRRQGLAKKLTLCAIDHLKSLNCTRVILHASPSGKPVYSSLGFSENNEMRLDLT
- a CDS encoding pyridoxamine 5'-phosphate oxidase family protein; translated protein: MSSLEHEMSEERTPTQRSTVKRLPQRADYESQVIYQILDEGLVCHVGFVVDGQPFVIPTAYGRVGDKLYIHGSPASRMLRSLSNRIEVCVTVTLLDGLVLARSAFHHSMNYRSVVIFGTAVIVENPEEKLEALLAFTEHVIPGRWAEVRSPSRQELQGTLVLSLPLNEASAKVRTGDPNDDEADYSLPVWAGVVPLQLTAAAPIADSRLQPGISLPPYVQNYTRVCER
- a CDS encoding pyridoxine 5'-phosphate synthase, which codes for MINLSVNLNKVALLRNSRSLELPSVTKAAAICIEAGANGITVHPRPDKRHIRPEDVYALAEMITVEFNIEGNPFQPQFMEMVRQVKPTQCTLVPDAADTFTSDRGWDLVEDGQRLIPIIDELRNLGIRVSLFLNPDLVQIQHAKDIGTQRIELYTEPYAAAFGHGDVESVFQEYAIAAQTAQSLGLGVNAGHDLNLQNLGKFCSIPGILEVSIGHALIADALEIGLSGAVKAYLQILAQVEISNKEA